cagtgtgaatcCTCATATGGAGTTTCAAATTGCCACTACTTACAAAACATTTACCACATGTTTGgcaagaatatggcttctcaccagtgtgaattCTCATATGGAGTTTCAAATTGCCACTACTTACAAAACATTTACCACATGTTTGGCAacaatatggcttctcaccagtgtgaattCTCTTGTGGAGTCTCAAGTCCTCACTACGTCCAAACCTTTTCCCACATGTTTGgcaagaatatggcttctcaccagtgtgaatcCTCATATGGACTTTCAAATCATAACTCATTGCAAAACCTTTCTGACATATTTTGCACGAAaatggcttctcaccagtgtgaaaCCTCACATGGACTTTCAATTTACCACTACTTACAAAACGTTTTGTACATGTTTGgcaagaatatggcttctcacctgtgtgaatTCTCATATGAACTTTCAAATCACCacttttcacaaaatgtttctgacatattttgcagggatatggcttctcaccagtgtgaaaCCTCACATGGACTTTCAAATCATAACTCATTGCAAAACCTTTCTGACATATTTTGCACGAaaatggcttctcacctgtgtgaatTCTCATGTGGACTTTCAAATCATCACTACGTACAAATCCTTTCCTGCATATTTTGCATAAATAAGGTTTTTCAcccgtgtgtgttctcagatGAATTTTCAATTCATACTTACGAGCATAAGTTTTTCCACAAGTTTCacatttgaaagactttttACCTGTTTGAGTATTAGAGTTAAACTCTGATTTGGGAGAGTTGTCCACATTGTTACTGTGACTcctgtttttatgaaaactctTCTGTGGGTTTggttcttcatttcctgttgatcctgaatccaaatgttttcttctgttctgaTCTTG
This window of the Hippoglossus stenolepis isolate QCI-W04-F060 chromosome 20, HSTE1.2, whole genome shotgun sequence genome carries:
- the LOC124851187 gene encoding gastrula zinc finger protein XlCGF57.1-like; amino-acid sequence: MCTSQEGEQLVLKQETETFMLTPHCEESDHREPDGEHQLLSHNSPVAESQDQNRRKHLDSGSTGNEEPNPQKSFHENRSHSNNVDNSPISEIDSNTQTELPQQHVCKEEEVLTDQQLCHQERNSSLDQEEQEPPQIKEEQEEMCTSQEGEQLVLKQETETCMLTPHCEESDHREPDGEHQLLSHNSPVAESQDQNRRKHLDSGSTGNEEPNPQKSFHKNRSHSNNVDNSPKSEFNSNTQTGKKSFKCETCGKTYARKYELKIHLRTHTGEKPYLCKICRKGFVRSDDLKVHMRIHTGEKPFSCKICQKGFAMSYDLKVHVRFHTGEKPYPCKICQKHFVKSGDLKVHMRIHTGEKPYSCQTCTKRFVSSGKLKVHVRFHTGEKPFSCKICQKGFAMSYDLKVHMRIHTGEKPYSCQTCGKRFGRSEDLRLHKRIHTGEKPYCCQTCGKCFVSSGNLKLHMRIHTGEKPYSCQTCGKCFVSSGNLKLHMRIHTGEKPYSCQTCGERFGRGDQLKVHIRTHS